Proteins found in one Magnolia sinica isolate HGM2019 chromosome 5, MsV1, whole genome shotgun sequence genomic segment:
- the LOC131245820 gene encoding glycine-rich cell wall structural protein-like — MGASGVGYCTVVAVVAFVLLASCIAAEVNGGVGDEKCLFYGRRHGLGGGLGHGIYRRGFRHGSCGNGGHLGGGFGGGAGGGLGGGGGLGGGGGFGGGAGGGLGGGAGGGLGGGAGGGLGGGPGGGLGGGAGGGVGGGGGGGSGLGGGAGGGIGSGAGGGLGGGAGGGLGGGAGGGVGGGAGGGGGIGGGAGGGLGGGAGGGVGGGGSGGLGGGAGVGAGGGAGGGLGGGGGAGGGLGGGAGGGAGGGAGGGLGGGGGAGGGLGGGGGAGVGAGGGFGGGAGAGGGVGGGAGGGGGFGGGGGGGGGLGGGIGAGGGFGGGAGVGGGLGSGGGGGGGGGGGFGGGGGVGGGFGAGGGFGGGGGH; from the coding sequence ATGGGAGCGTCCGGTGTCGGCTATTGCACTGTCGTAGCAGTCGTGGCATTCGTTTTGCTAGCCAGCTGCATTGCTGCTGAAGTGAATGGTGGTGTTGGGGATGAGAAGTGCTTGTTTTACGGGCGTAGGCATGGGTTGGGAGGAGGTCTGGGTCATGGAATTTATCGGAGGGGGTTTAGACATGGGAGTTGTGGTAATGGTGGTCACTTGGGAGGAGGTTTTGGTGGTGGCGCCGGCGGTGGGTTAGGTGGAGGTGGGGGACTGGGAGGTGGTGGTGGATTTGGTGGAGGTGCTGGTGGTGGACTTGGCGGTGGTGCGGGTGGTGGTTTGGGTGGAGGTGCTGGTGGTGGACTTGGCGGTGGTCCTGGTGGCGGTTTGGGTGGAGGTGCTGGTGGTGGAGTtggaggtggtggtggtggtggtagcgGTTTGGGTGGAGGAGCTGGTGGTGGAATTGGTAGTGGTGCTGGTGGTGGACTTGGCGGTGGTGCTGGTGGTGGTTTGGGTGGAGGTGCTGGTGGTGGAGTTGGCGGTGgtgctggtggtggtggtggaattGGTGGTGGTGCTGGTGGTGGTTTGGGTGGAGGTGCTGGTGGTGGAGTTGGCGGCGGCGGAAGTGGTGGTTTAGGTGGAGGTGCCGGTGTTGGTGCTGGTGGTGGTGCTGGTGGTGGACTTGGCGGTGGTGGTGGTGCTGGTGGTGGTTTAGGTGGAGGTGCCGGTGGTGGAGCTGGTGGTGGTGCTGGTGGTGGACTTGGCGGTGGTGGTGGTGCTGGTGGTGGACTTGGAGGTGGTGGTGGTGCTGGAGTAGGAGCCGGTGGTGGATTTGGTGGTGGTGCTGGAGCAGGTGGAGGAGTCGGTGGTGGGGCAGGTGGCGGTGGTGGGTTTGGTGGGGGTGGCGGTGGAGGCGGAGGCTTAGGCGGCGGTATAGGTGCTGGTGGTGGTTTTGGTGGTGGCGCTGGTGTTGGTGGGGGACTTGGTAGTGGCGGCGGCGGCGGTGGTGGTGGCGGCGGTGGATTTGGTGGTGGTGGCGGTGTAGGTGGTGGGTTCGGAGCAGGTGGAGGTTTTGGTGGTGGTGGCGGTCACTAA